The following proteins come from a genomic window of Acidobacteriota bacterium:
- a CDS encoding efflux RND transporter periplasmic adaptor subunit: MRPSDHHPRSHPRAAWGILLQRFLGVQPSGVGFRSFAFLGLCLLGVASCGGETPVEEVELRPVRTERVTAGIVKPTRTLAGVVRAGVESRLSPRVGGTVTQVAVQVGEAVQQGQVLARLDATDYELQVQEAEAALAQGRATLRRAQSDYERVRALYENNNAAESELDAARAGAESARAQVEAARQRLEQARQRVGYTVLRAPTDGAIAAVRVEVNENVGAGQELFLLISGSQPEVEVAVPEGMIAQVQPGLEVTVNIDALPETTFQARVQEVGVASVGSATTFQVTAALENPSEQIRSGMAAEVTFVLPARDSSQHIVVPPLAVGEDRQGRFVFVLEPGSDGVGVVHRRSVRTGRLEGGVEILEGLSPGELVVTAGVRRLADGMQVRSPDTDAPETDDAARGEMGGDPG; this comes from the coding sequence ATGCGACCTTCCGACCACCACCCCCGTTCCCATCCCCGCGCCGCATGGGGAATCCTCCTGCAGCGGTTTCTGGGTGTTCAGCCCAGCGGCGTCGGCTTCCGGAGCTTCGCCTTCCTGGGCCTATGCCTGCTGGGAGTAGCCAGCTGCGGCGGTGAGACTCCGGTGGAGGAGGTCGAGCTGCGTCCGGTGCGCACCGAGCGGGTCACCGCCGGCATCGTCAAGCCCACTCGCACCCTCGCCGGGGTGGTGCGGGCGGGGGTCGAGTCGCGGCTCAGCCCACGGGTCGGCGGCACGGTCACCCAGGTGGCGGTGCAGGTGGGCGAGGCGGTGCAGCAGGGACAGGTTCTGGCGCGCCTCGACGCCACCGACTACGAGCTCCAGGTGCAGGAAGCGGAAGCCGCCCTGGCCCAGGGCCGGGCGACCCTACGCCGAGCCCAATCGGACTACGAGCGGGTGCGGGCCCTGTACGAGAACAACAACGCGGCCGAGAGCGAGCTGGACGCCGCCCGGGCCGGCGCCGAATCCGCCCGGGCGCAGGTGGAAGCGGCACGCCAACGCTTGGAGCAGGCGAGGCAGCGGGTGGGTTACACCGTCCTGCGGGCTCCCACCGACGGCGCCATCGCCGCGGTGCGGGTGGAGGTGAATGAGAACGTCGGCGCCGGACAGGAGCTCTTCCTGCTGATCTCCGGATCTCAGCCGGAGGTGGAGGTGGCGGTGCCGGAGGGGATGATCGCCCAGGTCCAACCCGGACTCGAGGTGACGGTGAACATCGACGCCCTGCCGGAGACGACCTTCCAGGCCCGCGTCCAGGAGGTGGGAGTGGCCTCCGTGGGCTCCGCCACCACCTTCCAGGTCACGGCGGCGCTGGAGAATCCGTCGGAGCAAATCCGCTCCGGCATGGCCGCCGAAGTGACTTTCGTGCTGCCGGCCCGGGACTCCAGCCAGCACATCGTCGTGCCGCCGCTGGCGGTAGGGGAGGATCGCCAAGGGCGCTTCGTCTTCGTCCTCGAACCCGGCAGCGACGGCGTGGGCGTGGTTCACCGGCGGTCGGTGCGGACTGGGCGGCTAGAGGGGGGAGTGGAGATTCTAGAAGGACTCTCTCCAGGAGAGCTGGTGGTCACCGCCGGCGTGCGCCGTCTCGCCGACGGCATGCAGGTGCGAAGCCCTGATACCGACGCCCCTGAAACCGACGACGCGGCACGCGGCGAGATGGGTGGAGATCCGGGATGA